The Azospirillum baldaniorum genome contains a region encoding:
- the dnaJ gene encoding molecular chaperone DnaJ has product MAKQDYYELLGVAKGASADEIKKAYRKMAMQYHPDRNQGDKDAEHKFKEISEAYDVLKDEQKRAAYDRFGHGAFENGRGGGGGFGGFDFGGGGGGFADIFDEMFGEFMGGRRGGGGASGRGQDLRYNLEIGLEEAFKGTTANVRVPSTVACDSCSGSGAAAGTQPVTCPTCQGHGKVRAQQGFFTIERTCPACHGQGRVIKDPCKSCGGAGRLRKEKTLQVNIPAGVEDGTRIRLAGEGEAGLRGAPPGDLYIFLAIAPHPIFQRDGANIHCRVPIPMTTAALGGTVEVPTIEGSRTKVTVPPGTQSGHQFRIKGKGMSVLRSQQRGDMYIQAVVETPVNLTKKQQELLREFDTAGKEGSHPQSEGFFAKVKELWEDLKD; this is encoded by the coding sequence ATGGCGAAACAGGACTATTACGAGCTGCTCGGGGTGGCGAAGGGCGCCAGCGCGGACGAGATCAAAAAAGCGTACCGCAAGATGGCGATGCAGTATCACCCGGACCGCAACCAGGGTGACAAGGACGCCGAGCACAAGTTCAAGGAAATCAGCGAAGCCTACGACGTCCTGAAGGACGAGCAGAAGCGCGCGGCCTACGACCGCTTCGGCCACGGCGCCTTCGAGAACGGGCGCGGTGGCGGCGGCGGCTTCGGCGGCTTCGATTTCGGCGGCGGTGGCGGCGGCTTCGCCGACATCTTCGACGAGATGTTCGGGGAGTTCATGGGTGGGCGCCGCGGCGGCGGCGGCGCGTCGGGCCGCGGCCAGGACCTGCGCTACAATCTGGAGATCGGGCTTGAGGAGGCCTTCAAGGGCACCACGGCCAACGTCCGCGTCCCCTCCACCGTTGCCTGCGATTCCTGCAGCGGCTCCGGCGCGGCGGCGGGGACCCAGCCGGTCACCTGCCCGACCTGCCAGGGGCACGGCAAGGTGCGCGCCCAGCAGGGCTTCTTCACCATCGAGCGCACCTGCCCGGCCTGCCACGGCCAGGGCCGCGTCATCAAGGACCCCTGCAAGAGCTGCGGCGGTGCCGGGCGTCTGCGCAAGGAGAAGACCCTCCAGGTCAACATCCCCGCGGGCGTGGAGGACGGCACGCGCATCCGTCTGGCCGGCGAGGGCGAGGCGGGGTTGCGCGGCGCGCCGCCGGGCGACCTCTACATCTTCCTGGCCATCGCGCCGCACCCGATCTTTCAGCGCGACGGCGCCAACATCCACTGCCGGGTGCCGATCCCGATGACCACCGCGGCGCTGGGCGGCACGGTGGAGGTGCCGACCATCGAGGGCAGCCGCACCAAGGTGACGGTCCCGCCGGGCACCCAGTCCGGCCATCAGTTCCGCATCAAGGGCAAGGGCATGTCGGTGCTGCGCAGCCAGCAGCGCGGCGACATGTACATCCAGGCCGTCGTCGAGACTCCGGTCAACCTGACCAAGAAGCAGCAGGAGCTTCTGCGCGAGTTCGACACCGCCGGCAAGGAAGGCTCCCATCCGCAGTCCGAAGGCTTCTTCGCCAAGGTGAAGGAGCTTTGGGAAGACCTGAAGGACTGA
- a CDS encoding ABC transporter permease: MTNLALAFRLARRELRGGLKGFRIFLACLTLGVAAIAAVNSVSGGVLSGLQADGRAILGGDVALRQIYAPPTDEQRSWLEQAGRLSQSVEMRAMARSADDQRSTLVELKAVDSVYPLYGSVALVPEGDLRTALANRDGRWGALVEDGLLDRLGLKTGDTLRLGEGEFAVRGVLTREPDRASNGAFSLGPRVMIGLPSLEGTGLLQPGSIVYWTAKLALPPGTDVAAWQTALTARFPDAGWRVRDFTNASPQIERFIDRMTLFLTLVGLTALLVGGVGVGNAVRSHLDSRARTIATLKCLGAPGDLVFQVYLLQILALSGLGILLGLLLGAVAPLGLGSLLDSVLPVPTRIGVYPSALALAALYGLLTALTFSLWPLGRAREVPAAAQFRDVVAPAGGRPRAVYLAAMALTVAALAGLAVATAHNKMFAAWFVGGSIATFIAFRVAAWLVVRGAAAAGRPRRPGLRLALANLHRPGNPTGAVVLSLGLGLTVLVAIALIEGNFSRRVNETIPKDAPSFFFVDIQPDQFEPLKQMVSALPGTSGFEAVPSLRGRIETVNGQPAERALVNPEQSWVLSGDRGITYSAKLPEHSEIVAGSWWPEDYKGAPLISIHQNVASAFGIGPGATMGINVLGRTIEATVGNVRAADFSTLAINFALVFAPGTLERAPQTWIATVRSTPAAEPEVQRSVLQRFPNVTLVRVKDALDTVGTMLGHIGTAVRITAGITLAAGTLVLAGAVAAGHRRRVYDAVVLKVLGATRADVLKAFLLEYGLLGILTAAIAGVIGTITAWAVMTFLMRWDWTFLPSAVLTTALLSTAITLAFGFLGTWRALGQPSAPLLRND, translated from the coding sequence ATGACCAACCTCGCCCTCGCCTTCCGTCTGGCCCGCCGCGAGCTGCGCGGGGGACTGAAGGGGTTCCGCATCTTCCTGGCCTGCCTGACGCTCGGCGTCGCGGCCATCGCCGCGGTCAATTCCGTGTCCGGCGGCGTGCTGTCGGGCCTGCAGGCGGACGGGCGGGCCATCCTGGGCGGCGACGTCGCGCTGCGGCAGATCTACGCACCGCCGACCGACGAGCAGCGCTCCTGGCTGGAACAGGCCGGGCGCCTGTCGCAGTCGGTGGAGATGCGCGCCATGGCCCGCTCCGCCGACGACCAGCGGTCCACGCTGGTCGAACTGAAGGCGGTGGACAGCGTCTACCCGCTCTACGGCTCCGTGGCCCTGGTGCCGGAGGGTGACCTGCGCACGGCGCTGGCCAACCGCGACGGGCGCTGGGGCGCGCTGGTCGAGGACGGGCTGCTCGACCGGCTGGGGCTGAAGACCGGCGACACGCTGCGCCTGGGCGAGGGCGAGTTCGCCGTGCGCGGTGTCCTGACGCGGGAGCCGGACCGGGCGTCCAACGGCGCCTTCTCGCTGGGGCCGCGGGTGATGATCGGGCTGCCGTCGCTGGAGGGCACCGGCCTGCTCCAGCCCGGCAGCATCGTCTATTGGACCGCCAAGCTGGCCCTGCCGCCGGGCACCGACGTGGCGGCGTGGCAGACGGCGCTGACGGCGCGCTTCCCCGACGCCGGCTGGCGGGTCCGCGACTTCACCAACGCCTCCCCGCAGATCGAGCGCTTCATCGACCGCATGACGCTGTTCCTGACGCTGGTCGGGCTGACCGCCCTGCTGGTCGGCGGGGTCGGGGTGGGCAACGCGGTGCGCAGCCATCTCGATTCGCGCGCCCGCACCATCGCCACGCTGAAATGCCTGGGCGCGCCGGGCGATCTGGTCTTCCAGGTCTATCTGCTGCAGATCCTCGCCTTGTCGGGCCTCGGCATCCTGCTGGGGCTGCTGCTCGGCGCGGTGGCGCCGCTGGGGCTGGGGTCGCTGCTCGACTCGGTGTTGCCGGTGCCCACCCGGATCGGCGTCTACCCGAGCGCCCTGGCGCTGGCCGCGCTCTATGGCCTGCTGACCGCGCTGACCTTCTCGCTGTGGCCGCTGGGCCGCGCGCGGGAGGTGCCGGCGGCAGCGCAGTTCCGCGACGTGGTCGCCCCCGCCGGGGGCCGCCCGCGCGCGGTCTATCTGGCGGCGATGGCGCTGACCGTGGCGGCTCTGGCCGGGCTGGCCGTCGCCACCGCGCACAACAAAATGTTCGCCGCCTGGTTCGTCGGCGGCTCCATCGCCACCTTCATCGCCTTCCGCGTGGCCGCCTGGCTGGTGGTGCGCGGGGCCGCGGCGGCGGGGCGCCCGCGCCGTCCGGGGCTGCGGCTGGCGCTCGCCAACCTGCACCGGCCGGGCAACCCGACCGGGGCGGTGGTGCTGTCGCTCGGCCTCGGCCTGACGGTTCTCGTCGCCATCGCGCTGATCGAGGGCAACTTCTCCCGCCGGGTCAACGAGACGATCCCGAAGGACGCGCCCAGCTTCTTCTTCGTGGACATCCAGCCCGACCAGTTCGAGCCGCTGAAACAGATGGTCAGCGCCCTGCCCGGCACCAGCGGGTTCGAGGCGGTGCCGTCCTTGCGCGGACGGATCGAGACGGTGAATGGCCAGCCGGCGGAAAGGGCGCTGGTCAACCCCGAGCAGTCCTGGGTGCTGTCCGGCGACCGCGGCATCACCTATTCCGCCAAGCTGCCCGAGCATTCGGAGATCGTCGCCGGCTCCTGGTGGCCGGAGGACTACAAGGGGGCGCCACTGATCTCCATCCACCAGAATGTGGCGAGCGCCTTCGGCATCGGTCCTGGTGCCACCATGGGGATCAACGTCCTGGGCCGCACCATCGAGGCGACGGTGGGCAACGTGCGCGCCGCCGACTTCTCGACGCTGGCCATCAACTTCGCCCTGGTCTTCGCGCCGGGCACGCTGGAGCGGGCGCCGCAAACCTGGATCGCCACCGTCCGCAGCACCCCGGCGGCGGAGCCGGAGGTCCAGCGCTCCGTCCTGCAGCGCTTCCCCAACGTGACGCTGGTGCGGGTGAAGGACGCGCTGGACACGGTGGGCACCATGCTGGGCCACATCGGCACGGCGGTGCGCATCACCGCGGGCATCACGCTGGCCGCCGGCACGCTGGTGCTGGCCGGCGCGGTCGCCGCCGGGCACCGCCGCCGGGTCTACGACGCGGTGGTGCTGAAGGTGCTGGGCGCCACGCGGGCCGACGTGCTGAAGGCGTTCCTGCTGGAATACGGGCTGCTCGGCATCCTGACCGCGGCCATCGCCGGGGTCATCGGCACCATCACGGCCTGGGCGGTGATGACCTTCCTGATGCGCTGGGACTGGACGTTCCTGCCGTCGGCGGTGCTGACCACGGCGCTGCTGAGCACCGCCATCACGCTGGCCTTCGGCTTCCTCGGGACGTGGCGGGCGCTCGGCCAGCCCTCCGCCCCGCTGCTGCGCAACGACTGA
- a CDS encoding ABC transporter ATP-binding protein, producing MSRPDSVESTIVDLDEVHLRLDSAAGPVNILRGLNLRIQPGERVGVVGPSGSGKSTMMMVMAGLERPTGGTVRVAGQDLGRLDEDGLARFRRDHVGIVFQAFHLVPTMTALENVAIPLEFAGAADAFDRARSGLEAVGLGHRLSHYPGQLSGGEQQRVALARAFVAEPSLLLADEPTGNLDIGTGATIVELLFDLAERRGTTLVLITHDPSLADRCDRTVRLMDGRIVDDGTAARAERERVAGD from the coding sequence ATGTCCCGACCCGATTCCGTTGAGTCCACCATCGTCGATCTCGACGAGGTGCATCTGAGATTGGACAGCGCGGCCGGACCCGTCAACATCCTGAGAGGCTTGAATCTCCGCATCCAGCCCGGTGAACGGGTCGGCGTGGTCGGCCCGTCGGGCTCCGGCAAATCGACCATGATGATGGTCATGGCCGGGCTGGAACGCCCCACGGGCGGGACCGTGCGCGTCGCCGGACAGGATCTGGGCCGGCTGGACGAGGACGGGCTTGCGCGCTTCCGCCGCGACCATGTGGGGATCGTCTTCCAGGCTTTCCACCTCGTGCCGACGATGACCGCGCTGGAGAACGTCGCCATCCCCCTGGAATTCGCCGGGGCCGCCGACGCCTTCGACCGCGCGCGCTCCGGGCTGGAGGCGGTCGGGCTGGGCCACCGGCTGAGCCACTATCCGGGCCAGCTGTCCGGCGGCGAGCAGCAGCGCGTCGCCCTGGCCCGCGCCTTCGTCGCCGAGCCGTCGCTGCTGCTGGCCGACGAGCCGACCGGCAACCTCGACATCGGCACCGGCGCCACCATCGTGGAACTGCTGTTCGACCTTGCCGAGCGGCGGGGCACGACGCTGGTGCTGATCACCCATGACCCGTCCCTGGCCGACCGCTGCGACCGGACCGTGCGTCTGATGGACGGGCGCATCGTCGACGACGGCACGGCCGCCCGCGCCGAGCGCGAGCGCGTGGCGGGGGACTGA
- a CDS encoding diguanylate cyclase, protein MSGDLSFEQLRDLMHPGGHTPIIQRRRAVLIHSRVRMVAAVFAVLTPLWIVIDVFIFPWPLWGYLAGLRLVSSFAFGALALGYRICDDMGSAWRGLALLLAVPTIFFLASHPMLNEDMIAGSALAVAAGYAFLPFVMVAGLSVFPLTALEGLAFATPMLAAHMLAGVYGSLVFPFPSYLGALWLLVLIMVVATLAAMSQLHFMMALVDQASHDGLTGAFSRRIGEELLRLQFAHAQRSDHPLSVIFFDLDNFKSINDRFGHDQGDKQLGRSAEAIRAMLRQSDVLVRWGGEEFVVIMPNTGRQGALTAVERLHERGLGKRPDGTLQTASIGVAEYLHDRPVDWERLVDLADQRMYAAKQSGKNRIVADDCVPEPA, encoded by the coding sequence GTGAGCGGCGATCTCTCCTTCGAGCAGTTGCGCGACCTGATGCATCCGGGCGGACACACCCCGATCATCCAGCGTCGCCGGGCCGTGCTGATTCATTCCCGCGTCCGCATGGTCGCGGCCGTGTTCGCGGTGCTGACGCCGCTGTGGATCGTCATCGACGTCTTCATCTTCCCATGGCCGCTGTGGGGCTATCTGGCCGGCCTGCGGCTGGTGTCCAGCTTCGCCTTCGGCGCGCTGGCGCTCGGCTACCGGATCTGCGACGACATGGGCAGCGCGTGGCGGGGGCTGGCCCTGCTGCTGGCGGTACCGACGATCTTCTTCCTCGCCTCGCACCCCATGCTGAACGAGGACATGATCGCGGGAAGCGCGCTGGCGGTGGCCGCCGGTTACGCCTTCCTGCCCTTCGTGATGGTGGCGGGGCTCAGCGTCTTCCCGCTGACCGCGCTGGAGGGGCTGGCCTTCGCGACGCCGATGCTGGCGGCGCACATGCTGGCCGGGGTTTACGGCTCGCTGGTCTTCCCCTTCCCCTCCTATCTGGGCGCCCTGTGGCTGCTGGTGCTCATCATGGTGGTGGCGACGCTGGCGGCGATGAGCCAGCTGCACTTCATGATGGCCCTGGTCGATCAGGCGTCGCACGACGGGTTGACCGGCGCCTTCTCCCGCCGCATTGGGGAGGAGCTTCTGCGGCTGCAGTTCGCCCACGCCCAGCGCTCGGACCATCCGCTGTCGGTGATCTTCTTCGACCTGGACAATTTCAAGTCGATCAACGACCGCTTCGGCCACGACCAGGGCGACAAGCAGCTCGGACGGTCGGCGGAGGCGATACGCGCCATGCTGCGCCAGTCCGACGTGCTGGTCCGCTGGGGCGGGGAGGAGTTCGTGGTCATCATGCCCAACACCGGCCGTCAGGGCGCCCTGACCGCGGTGGAGCGGCTGCACGAGCGGGGCCTGGGCAAGCGCCCGGACGGCACCCTGCAGACCGCCAGCATCGGCGTCGCCGAATACCTCCACGACCGCCCGGTGGACTGGGAAAGGCTGGTCGATCTGGCCGACCAGCGCATGTACGCGGCCAAGCAGTCCGGCAAGAACCGCATCGTCGCCGACGACTGCGTCCCCGAACCGGCCTGA